One stretch of Streptomyces sp. A2-16 DNA includes these proteins:
- a CDS encoding MBL fold metallo-hydrolase, translated as MFFVDTIEVSGLGNRSYLAGGERTAVVIDPPRDVDQVIEAAARRGVRISHVAETHVHNDYVTGGLELARVTGAAYLVPAAARVSFGRVPVDDGDRTAIDPGAGLVLRALATPGHTPHHTSYVLEENGTAVAAFTGGSLLIGTVGRPDLVEPRLTEHLARAQHASAHRLASELPDETAVLPTHGFGSFCSSSQAEGGETTIGKEKVSNEALTRDVDTFVADLLAGLDDVPAYYTHMGPANAAGPAPVDLTPPAVADADEIAARLAAGEWVVDLRNRVAFAEGHVAGSFNFEAEGQLATYLAWLIPWGKPVTLLADSPDRLAAAQRELVRVGIDRPAAAATGGPADWVRESETPASFPRGTFADLAGRAADVVVLDVRRASERSDGYVEGSVHIPIHTLPRRIHEVPEGEVWVHCAGGMRAAIAASLLDAAGRDVVAVDDSFEAAEKVGLDLRIP; from the coding sequence GTGTTCTTCGTCGACACAATCGAGGTGTCGGGGCTCGGCAACCGCAGCTACCTGGCGGGCGGTGAGCGGACAGCGGTCGTGATCGACCCGCCGCGCGACGTCGATCAGGTGATCGAGGCGGCCGCTCGGCGCGGCGTGCGGATCTCGCACGTGGCCGAGACGCACGTCCACAACGACTACGTCACCGGGGGCCTGGAACTCGCCCGGGTCACAGGCGCCGCCTACCTGGTTCCGGCCGCGGCACGGGTCTCCTTCGGCCGGGTGCCGGTGGACGACGGTGACCGGACGGCCATCGATCCCGGCGCCGGCCTGGTCCTGCGCGCGCTGGCCACCCCCGGGCACACCCCGCACCACACCTCCTACGTACTGGAGGAGAACGGCACGGCCGTCGCGGCGTTCACCGGCGGCTCGCTGCTCATCGGCACCGTCGGCCGCCCCGACCTGGTCGAACCCCGGCTGACCGAGCACCTGGCCCGCGCCCAGCACGCCTCCGCCCACCGGCTGGCGTCCGAGCTGCCCGACGAGACGGCCGTGCTGCCCACCCACGGCTTCGGCAGCTTCTGCTCCTCCTCCCAGGCCGAGGGCGGCGAGACGACCATCGGCAAGGAGAAGGTGTCCAACGAGGCCCTCACCCGGGACGTGGACACCTTTGTCGCCGACCTGCTCGCCGGTCTGGACGACGTGCCCGCCTACTACACGCACATGGGCCCGGCCAACGCCGCAGGACCCGCGCCCGTCGACCTGACCCCGCCTGCGGTCGCTGATGCCGACGAGATTGCCGCGCGGCTCGCGGCGGGGGAGTGGGTGGTCGACCTGCGCAACCGGGTCGCCTTCGCCGAGGGGCATGTGGCGGGCTCCTTCAACTTCGAGGCGGAGGGGCAGCTCGCCACGTATCTGGCCTGGCTGATCCCGTGGGGCAAGCCGGTCACGCTGCTTGCCGACTCGCCCGACCGACTCGCTGCCGCGCAGCGTGAGCTGGTGCGGGTGGGTATCGACCGCCCGGCCGCCGCGGCCACCGGCGGGCCGGCCGACTGGGTACGCGAGAGCGAGACGCCTGCCTCCTTCCCGCGAGGAACCTTCGCCGACCTGGCGGGACGGGCCGCGGACGTCGTCGTCCTGGACGTGCGCCGCGCCTCGGAACGCTCCGACGGCTATGTCGAGGGCTCGGTGCACATCCCGATCCACACCTTGCCCCGCCGCATCCACGAGGTTCCCGAGGGCGAGGTCTGGGTGCACTGCGCCGGCGGCATGCGCGCCGCGATCGCCGCCTCCCTGCTGGACGCCGCCGGCCGGGACGTCGTCGCCGTCGACGACTCCTTCGAGGCCGCCGAGAAGGTGGGCCTGGACCTGCGGATCCCCTGA
- a CDS encoding phosphoribosyltransferase: protein MRFDDRRAAGRQLAWRLEFLRGQDIVVAGLPRGGIPVAYEVARALDAPLDVLVVRKLGVPWQPELGFGAIGERGVRVLNDDVLDQTGLGPAEQDTVEQAERSELERRVRCYRPDGGPVPVDGRTVVIVDDGLATGATAEAACQVVRGRGAARIVLAVPVGPASVVARLRRVADDVVCLQTLHFLAAVGAWYHDFTQTSDSEVTELLARAARPTPSPLPPVSAPEPPTHEVEVPATGVRLGGRLVLPRSAPAVVAFAHGSGSSRGSPRNRYVAGVLNRAGLGTLLLDLLTEDEERDRANVFDIVLLARRLHAAALWLSDETALTVGCFGASTGAAAALEAAAVPDSGIRAIVSRGGRPDLTTATAMEQVRAPTLLVVGSRDTRVLGLNRRAAERLHCVHRLAVVPGATHLFTEPGTLQAAARLACDWFTTHLARPIPATPHGRSA from the coding sequence ATGCGTTTCGACGACCGTAGGGCGGCGGGGCGGCAGCTGGCCTGGCGCCTGGAGTTCCTGCGCGGCCAGGACATCGTGGTGGCCGGTCTGCCGCGCGGCGGGATACCGGTGGCTTACGAGGTGGCTCGGGCGCTCGACGCGCCGCTGGACGTACTGGTGGTGCGCAAGCTGGGCGTGCCCTGGCAGCCGGAGCTGGGCTTCGGCGCCATCGGGGAGCGTGGAGTGCGCGTCCTCAACGACGACGTGCTCGACCAGACCGGGCTCGGCCCGGCCGAGCAGGACACCGTGGAACAGGCAGAGCGGAGCGAGCTCGAGCGCCGTGTGCGGTGCTACCGCCCCGATGGCGGACCCGTTCCGGTGGACGGGCGGACCGTGGTGATCGTGGACGACGGTCTGGCCACCGGCGCCACCGCCGAGGCGGCCTGCCAGGTCGTCCGAGGCCGGGGCGCGGCCCGGATCGTGCTCGCGGTGCCCGTCGGCCCGGCCTCCGTGGTCGCACGTCTGCGGAGAGTGGCCGACGACGTGGTGTGCCTGCAGACCCTCCACTTCCTCGCCGCGGTCGGCGCCTGGTACCACGACTTCACCCAGACCTCCGACAGCGAGGTGACCGAGCTGCTCGCCCGGGCCGCCCGGCCCACGCCGTCCCCGCTGCCCCCGGTCTCCGCACCCGAGCCGCCGACCCACGAGGTCGAGGTCCCGGCCACCGGTGTACGGCTGGGAGGACGGCTCGTACTGCCCCGCTCCGCCCCGGCGGTGGTGGCCTTCGCGCACGGCAGCGGCAGCAGCCGGGGCAGCCCGCGCAACCGCTACGTCGCCGGCGTCCTCAACCGGGCCGGGCTGGGCACACTGCTGCTCGACCTGCTCACCGAGGACGAGGAGCGCGACCGCGCCAACGTCTTCGACATCGTCCTGCTCGCCCGACGCCTGCACGCCGCCGCCCTCTGGCTCAGTGACGAAACAGCCCTGACCGTGGGCTGCTTCGGCGCCAGTACCGGTGCGGCCGCGGCGCTGGAGGCCGCCGCCGTACCGGACTCCGGCATCCGCGCGATCGTCTCCCGTGGCGGCCGCCCCGACCTGACCACTGCCACCGCAATGGAGCAGGTACGCGCCCCGACGCTCCTCGTCGTCGGCAGCCGCGACACCCGGGTACTCGGCCTCAACCGACGCGCCGCCGAGCGACTGCACTGCGTGCACCGGCTCGCCGTCGTCCCCGGCGCCACACACCTCTTCACCGAGCCCGGCACCCTGCAGGCGGCCGCCCGGCTGGCCTGCGACTGGTTCACCACCCACCTCGCCCGCCCGATTCCGGCCACACCACATGGCCGATCGGCGTGA
- a CDS encoding class I fructose-bisphosphate aldolase, producing the protein MTDVQGLLGDEAKDLLTHTAQGIPKEDLQLPGPDFVDRVMTATDRSPQVLRNLQALFDHGRLAGTGYVSILPVDQGIEHSAASAFAPNPRYLDPKNIAELALEGGCNAVASTLGVLGAVSRHYAHKIPFIVKLNHNELLTHPNHHDQIMFGNVQQCFDLGAAGVGATVYFGSEQSDRQLREVTEVFARAHQLGMFTVLWCYLRNSAFTKGGTDYALSADLTGQANHLGVTVEADIVKQKQAQNNGGYRALDFGRTHDLVYDRLTTDHPIDLTRWQVANCYMGRTGLINSGGASSGHDDLAQAVRTAVINKRAGGTGLITGRKAFQRPTAEGIQLLHAVQDVYLDDDVTVA; encoded by the coding sequence ATGACCGACGTCCAAGGTCTGCTGGGCGACGAGGCGAAGGACCTGCTGACACACACCGCCCAGGGCATTCCCAAAGAGGACCTGCAACTCCCGGGCCCCGACTTCGTCGACCGGGTGATGACCGCGACGGACCGCTCGCCCCAGGTGCTGCGCAACCTGCAGGCCCTCTTCGACCACGGCCGTCTCGCGGGCACCGGATACGTGTCGATCCTGCCCGTCGACCAGGGCATCGAGCACTCCGCGGCCTCCGCGTTCGCCCCCAACCCCCGCTATCTCGACCCGAAGAACATCGCCGAACTCGCCCTCGAAGGCGGCTGCAACGCCGTCGCCAGCACACTCGGCGTCCTCGGGGCCGTGTCACGTCACTACGCCCACAAGATCCCCTTCATCGTCAAACTGAACCACAACGAACTGCTCACCCACCCCAACCACCACGACCAGATCATGTTCGGCAACGTCCAGCAGTGCTTCGACCTGGGCGCGGCCGGCGTCGGCGCCACCGTCTACTTCGGTTCCGAACAGTCCGACCGCCAACTGCGCGAGGTCACCGAGGTGTTCGCCCGCGCCCACCAGCTGGGCATGTTCACCGTGCTGTGGTGCTATCTGCGCAACTCCGCCTTCACCAAGGGCGGCACCGACTACGCCCTCTCTGCCGACCTCACCGGCCAGGCCAACCATCTCGGCGTCACCGTCGAGGCCGACATCGTCAAGCAGAAGCAGGCCCAGAACAACGGCGGTTACCGGGCCCTGGACTTCGGCAGGACGCACGACCTGGTGTACGACCGGCTCACCACCGACCACCCCATCGACCTGACCCGCTGGCAGGTCGCCAACTGCTACATGGGCCGGACAGGCCTGATCAACAGCGGCGGCGCCTCCTCCGGCCACGACGACCTCGCCCAGGCCGTACGCACCGCCGTCATCAACAAGCGTGCCGGCGGTACCGGACTCATCACAGGCCGCAAGGCGTTCCAGCGCCCCACCGCCGAAGGCATCCAGCTCCTCCACGCCGTCCAGGACGTCTACCTCGACGACGACGTCACCGTCGCCTGA
- a CDS encoding SPFH domain-containing protein, giving the protein METTAFLIAGLILALFAVFTVVRAVRIVPQARARNVERLGRYHRTLTPGLSLVIPYIDRVHPLIDLREQVVSFKPQPVITEDNLVVEIDTVLYFQVTDPRAAFYEIANFLQAVEQLTVTTLRNVVGSMDLEKTLTSRDTINSQLRGVLDEATGKWGLRVNRVEIKAIDPPQSIKDAMQKQMRAERDKRAAILTAEGQRQSQILTAEGDKQAAVLRAEGNRTAAILQAEGQSRAIDEVFQAVHRNDPDPKLLAWQYLQTLPQLAQGAGSTFWVIPSEVTSALQGVSRAFTEALPQSPATREKAAADRPADAASDTAQAEQAAAAALADAARADRVIPDPLPSQPPR; this is encoded by the coding sequence ATGGAAACCACGGCTTTCCTGATAGCCGGTCTGATCCTCGCACTGTTCGCGGTCTTCACCGTGGTGAGGGCGGTGCGCATCGTGCCCCAGGCGCGCGCCCGCAATGTCGAACGGCTCGGCCGCTATCACCGCACCCTGACTCCTGGCCTCAGCCTCGTCATCCCCTACATCGACCGCGTCCACCCGTTGATCGACCTCCGCGAACAGGTCGTCTCCTTCAAGCCGCAGCCGGTCATCACCGAGGACAATCTGGTCGTCGAGATCGACACCGTGCTGTATTTCCAGGTCACCGACCCACGCGCGGCCTTCTACGAGATCGCCAACTTCCTCCAGGCCGTCGAGCAACTCACGGTCACGACCTTGCGCAACGTCGTGGGATCCATGGATCTGGAGAAGACCCTCACCTCGCGAGACACCATCAACAGCCAGCTCCGTGGTGTGCTGGACGAAGCCACCGGCAAGTGGGGGCTGCGGGTCAACCGGGTGGAGATCAAGGCCATCGATCCACCGCAGTCCATCAAGGACGCCATGCAGAAGCAGATGCGGGCCGAACGCGACAAGCGGGCCGCGATCCTCACCGCCGAAGGCCAGCGGCAGTCACAGATCCTCACCGCCGAGGGTGACAAGCAGGCCGCGGTGCTGCGCGCGGAGGGCAATCGCACCGCCGCGATTCTCCAGGCCGAGGGCCAGTCCCGGGCCATCGACGAGGTCTTCCAGGCCGTACATCGCAACGACCCCGACCCCAAGCTGCTCGCCTGGCAGTACCTCCAGACACTGCCACAGCTCGCGCAGGGCGCGGGCAGCACGTTCTGGGTGATCCCCAGCGAGGTCACCTCGGCGCTCCAGGGGGTGTCCCGCGCCTTCACCGAGGCGCTGCCGCAGTCACCGGCCACCCGCGAGAAGGCCGCAGCCGACAGGCCGGCGGATGCGGCCAGCGACACCGCGCAGGCCGAACAAGCCGCAGCCGCCGCCCTCGCCGACGCGGCCAGGGCCGACCGCGTCATCCCCGATCCCCTGCCCTCCCAGCCGCCTCGGTGA
- a CDS encoding DUF302 domain-containing protein: MRYDRTVRLDTDFATAVERVREALAEQGFGILTEIDVTATLKAKLGRAAEDMEDYVILGACNPPLAHRALNTDRSIGLLLPCNVVVRRDGDRTAVQALDPNTMVTLTELDALRPVAEEATRRLDAALASLTAAGSID, encoded by the coding sequence ATGCGCTACGACCGCACCGTCCGCCTCGACACCGACTTCGCCACCGCCGTGGAGCGCGTCCGCGAGGCCCTCGCGGAGCAGGGCTTCGGCATCCTCACCGAGATCGACGTCACCGCCACCCTCAAGGCCAAGCTCGGCCGCGCCGCGGAGGACATGGAGGACTACGTCATCCTCGGCGCCTGCAACCCGCCCCTGGCCCACCGCGCCCTGAACACCGACCGCAGCATCGGCCTGCTGCTGCCCTGCAACGTCGTCGTGCGCCGCGACGGCGACCGCACCGCCGTACAGGCCCTCGACCCGAACACGATGGTCACCCTCACCGAACTCGACGCCCTGCGCCCGGTCGCCGAGGAGGCCACCCGGCGCCTCGACGCCGCCCTCGCCTCACTCACGGCGGCGGGCTCGATCGACTGA
- a CDS encoding NADP-dependent oxidoreductase, with protein sequence MSEAVVASAYGGPEVLSVIDEVVPEPGPGQVRIEVRAAGVNPFDHKVYSGAFGTDPAKLPLRLGVEAAGVVTAVGTRANGPSGPVAVGDEVIVYPAAGAYAAELVVPAASVVPKPAGLSWEEAGGLMAAGVTAVHVLEAIGLRKDETVLIHGAAGGVGLVAVQWAVARGATVVATASSPKHDLLRDLGAVPVAYGAGLADRVRAVAPQGVDAAADLVGTDEAVDVSVELVADRSRIATIAGFVRGAQAGIKLLGGAPGADPGTDVREAARLQLVEAAADGRLRVLIAGSHPLREAAAAHRQIMTGRTTGKIVLVP encoded by the coding sequence ATGAGTGAGGCAGTGGTAGCGAGCGCGTACGGCGGCCCCGAGGTGCTGTCGGTGATCGACGAGGTCGTCCCGGAGCCCGGTCCGGGTCAGGTGCGCATCGAGGTTCGTGCCGCCGGTGTCAACCCGTTCGACCACAAGGTGTACAGCGGCGCCTTCGGAACCGATCCGGCGAAGCTGCCCCTGCGGCTGGGCGTGGAGGCAGCCGGTGTGGTGACCGCCGTGGGCACCCGTGCGAACGGTCCCTCCGGCCCGGTCGCGGTCGGCGACGAGGTGATCGTCTACCCAGCGGCAGGCGCCTACGCGGCCGAACTCGTCGTCCCCGCCGCGTCGGTGGTGCCCAAGCCGGCCGGCCTGTCCTGGGAGGAGGCGGGAGGCCTGATGGCCGCCGGCGTCACCGCCGTGCACGTTCTCGAGGCGATCGGTCTGCGCAAGGACGAGACGGTACTGATCCATGGTGCGGCCGGGGGAGTGGGCCTGGTCGCCGTGCAATGGGCGGTGGCCCGTGGCGCCACGGTCGTGGCGACGGCGAGCTCGCCCAAACACGACCTGCTGCGCGACCTCGGAGCTGTCCCCGTCGCCTACGGGGCCGGCCTGGCCGACCGGGTACGCGCGGTGGCGCCCCAGGGCGTCGACGCGGCGGCCGACCTGGTGGGCACGGACGAGGCCGTGGACGTCTCGGTGGAACTCGTGGCCGACCGTTCGCGCATCGCCACCATCGCGGGGTTCGTGCGCGGGGCCCAGGCAGGCATCAAGCTCCTCGGCGGTGCGCCCGGCGCGGACCCGGGCACGGACGTCCGCGAGGCCGCTCGGCTGCAGCTCGTCGAAGCAGCGGCGGACGGGCGACTGCGCGTCCTGATCGCCGGCAGCCACCCGCTGCGCGAGGCCGCTGCGGCCCATCGTCAGATCATGACCGGTCGCACCACGGGGAAGATCGTCCTGGTGCCATGA
- a CDS encoding CBS domain-containing protein has protein sequence MQHRTVADLMSHDVVRARRDTPFKEIVELLADNGITAVPVVDELDHPLGVVSEADLLRKCSTRTDPFSRTPKPHLEAWERAKAEGATAEELMTAPALCARADWTVPEAARLMALRNVKRLPVVDEADRLVGIVSRGDLLRVFLRRDDAIRDEITKDVLQRTLQLAPSDVTAEVHEGRVTLRGAVEASSLIPIIERLCRNVDGVVSVSAHIGYRFDASGKAPAEK, from the coding sequence ATGCAGCACCGTACTGTTGCCGACCTGATGAGCCATGATGTCGTCCGGGCCCGGCGCGACACGCCGTTCAAGGAGATCGTCGAGCTGCTGGCCGACAACGGCATCACCGCCGTACCCGTGGTGGACGAACTGGACCACCCCCTGGGGGTCGTGTCCGAGGCGGACTTGCTGCGCAAGTGCTCCACCCGGACCGACCCGTTCAGCCGGACTCCGAAGCCGCACCTGGAGGCGTGGGAGCGGGCCAAGGCAGAAGGCGCCACCGCCGAGGAACTCATGACAGCTCCCGCCCTGTGCGCACGTGCTGACTGGACCGTCCCGGAGGCGGCCCGTCTCATGGCGCTCCGCAATGTCAAACGGCTGCCCGTGGTGGACGAGGCGGACCGCCTCGTGGGCATCGTCAGCCGCGGCGACCTGCTGCGGGTCTTCCTGCGCCGGGACGACGCCATTCGCGACGAGATCACCAAGGACGTGCTGCAGCGGACACTGCAGCTCGCCCCCTCGGACGTGACGGCCGAGGTCCACGAGGGGAGGGTGACCCTCCGGGGAGCCGTCGAGGCCAGCAGCCTGATCCCCATCATCGAACGACTGTGCCGCAACGTCGACGGCGTGGTCTCGGTCTCCGCACACATCGGGTACCGGTTCGACGCCTCCGGGAAAGCCCCTGCCGAGAAGTGA
- a CDS encoding 6-phosphofructokinase, with protein MKIAVLTGGGDCPGLNAVIRSVVRKGTQDYGYTFVGLRDGWLGALHGNVLPLGIAEVRGILPRGGTILGSSRTNPLKHDDGVRRIRDTLAAHQIDALIVIGGEDTLGAATELSRQGIKLVGVPKTIDNDVAGTDYTFGFDTAVGIATEAIDRLHTTAESHMRTLVVEVMGRHSGWIALHAGVAGGANVILVPERPFDIDQVCAWVKSRFETNYAPIVVAAEGAVPKEGQMILKDRSLDEYGHVRLSGIGEWLAQEIEGRTGTEARTTVLGHVQRGGTPSAFDRWLATRFGLHAVDAVKDGDFGTMVALRGTDIVRIPLDETRGRTKVVDPSLYDEFGVFFG; from the coding sequence ATGAAGATCGCAGTACTGACCGGCGGCGGTGACTGCCCGGGTCTCAACGCCGTGATCCGCAGCGTCGTCCGCAAGGGAACCCAGGACTACGGTTACACCTTCGTCGGACTGCGCGACGGCTGGCTCGGCGCACTCCACGGCAATGTGCTGCCTCTGGGCATCGCCGAGGTGCGCGGGATCCTGCCTCGCGGCGGAACCATCCTCGGTTCCTCCCGCACCAACCCCCTCAAGCACGACGACGGAGTGCGGCGTATCCGGGACACCCTGGCCGCGCACCAGATCGACGCGCTCATCGTGATCGGCGGCGAGGACACCCTCGGCGCGGCCACGGAGCTGAGCCGCCAGGGGATCAAACTGGTCGGCGTACCCAAGACCATCGACAACGACGTGGCCGGCACCGACTACACCTTCGGCTTCGACACAGCCGTCGGCATCGCCACCGAGGCCATCGACCGGTTGCACACCACCGCCGAGTCGCACATGCGCACGCTGGTGGTGGAGGTGATGGGCCGGCACTCCGGATGGATCGCCCTGCACGCCGGGGTCGCGGGCGGCGCCAACGTGATTCTCGTCCCGGAGCGCCCGTTCGACATCGACCAGGTCTGCGCATGGGTGAAGAGCCGCTTCGAGACCAATTACGCGCCGATCGTCGTCGCCGCCGAGGGAGCCGTCCCCAAGGAAGGCCAGATGATCCTCAAGGACCGGTCCCTGGACGAGTACGGCCACGTACGCCTGTCCGGGATCGGTGAGTGGCTGGCCCAGGAGATCGAGGGGCGCACCGGAACGGAGGCCCGCACGACGGTCCTCGGGCACGTCCAGCGCGGCGGCACGCCGAGCGCCTTCGACCGGTGGCTGGCCACACGCTTCGGACTGCACGCCGTCGACGCGGTCAAGGACGGCGACTTCGGCACGATGGTCGCCCTGCGCGGCACGGACATCGTCCGCATTCCCCTCGACGAGACCCGCGGCAGGACCAAGGTGGTGGATCCGTCGCTGTACGACGAGTTCGGAGTGTTCTTCGGCTGA
- a CDS encoding avidin/streptavidin family protein, whose product MGISGDWYNEIGSHMRITADPTGCVRGTYVSAAGHAVGTYPLIGRCEAAGVPDHGTPLGWTVAWRNGRTDAGSVTSWSGQYYEEGGERICATWLLTASATAANTWEATAVGQDVFTREPPSPEQAERRLRTAGASGLSRAGGGEVTSV is encoded by the coding sequence ATGGGCATCAGCGGCGACTGGTACAACGAGATCGGCTCACACATGCGGATCACGGCAGATCCGACCGGCTGCGTCAGGGGCACCTACGTCTCGGCCGCCGGGCACGCCGTGGGGACGTACCCGTTGATCGGCCGGTGCGAGGCGGCCGGTGTCCCGGACCACGGGACGCCGCTCGGCTGGACGGTGGCTTGGCGCAACGGGCGCACCGACGCGGGATCGGTGACGAGCTGGAGCGGTCAGTACTACGAGGAGGGCGGGGAACGGATCTGCGCCACCTGGCTGCTCACCGCCTCCGCGACCGCGGCCAACACCTGGGAGGCCACGGCCGTCGGGCAGGACGTCTTCACCCGTGAGCCGCCCTCCCCGGAACAGGCCGAGCGGCGGCTGCGGACCGCCGGCGCCTCGGGCCTCAGCCGGGCCGGTGGCGGCGAGGTGACGTCGGTGTGA
- a CDS encoding NfeD family protein encodes MEPWLIWLIIASVLAVAEIFTLTAALGMLSAAAMVTALCAALGLPLPIQFLVFAAVATVSVLVVRPIALRHLIQPQAARFGVDALVGKSAYVLTEVTDLGGRVRIDGEEWTARPYDETLVIPAGKTVDVIEISGATALVYPRD; translated from the coding sequence ATGGAGCCGTGGCTGATCTGGTTGATCATCGCATCCGTGCTGGCTGTGGCAGAGATCTTCACCCTGACCGCTGCACTCGGGATGCTGAGTGCGGCCGCGATGGTCACGGCACTCTGCGCCGCACTCGGACTGCCCTTGCCCATTCAGTTCCTGGTGTTCGCCGCCGTCGCCACGGTCAGCGTGCTGGTCGTACGCCCCATCGCACTGCGCCACCTGATCCAGCCCCAAGCGGCCCGATTCGGTGTGGACGCACTCGTCGGCAAGTCTGCCTATGTCCTCACGGAAGTGACGGACCTGGGCGGCCGCGTCCGCATCGACGGTGAGGAATGGACGGCCCGCCCCTATGACGAAACGCTGGTGATTCCCGCTGGAAAGACCGTCGACGTCATAGAGATCAGTGGTGCCACCGCGCTCGTCTACCCCCGGGACTGA
- a CDS encoding alpha/beta fold hydrolase encodes MMFDHDGTPVGTGRTAVNGASLHYRTAGSGPAVVLLHGVPKTSYHWRHLVPKLTPHYTVVVPDLRGLGDSARPADGYDSAMMSDDIAELMTHLGHERYTVIGEDWGAVIGYQVAARHRDHVNALVFAEALFPGFGFEAHTALTPENVAGGLHLWHLGFYFQPDVPEMLISGHERELITYMIKSERSHPDTATPDAVDEYVRCYSMPGGIRAMLSIYRAMLVDAEQNRQAARKKLDIPVLALGGSAFLGDRNESQMRLMAHDVTGHVFDAGHDLAEEVAQVQPMTSRVQE; translated from the coding sequence ATGATGTTCGACCACGACGGAACGCCTGTCGGTACGGGCCGCACCGCCGTCAACGGAGCGAGTCTGCACTACCGGACGGCCGGCTCCGGCCCCGCAGTGGTGCTGCTGCACGGCGTGCCCAAGACCAGCTACCACTGGCGCCACCTGGTCCCCAAGCTGACACCCCATTACACCGTCGTCGTACCGGACCTTCGCGGCCTCGGCGACTCCGCCCGCCCGGCGGACGGCTACGACTCCGCGATGATGAGCGACGACATCGCCGAGCTGATGACCCACCTCGGACACGAGAGGTACACGGTGATCGGTGAGGACTGGGGAGCGGTGATCGGTTACCAGGTCGCCGCCCGCCACCGCGACCACGTCAACGCCCTCGTGTTCGCCGAGGCCCTGTTCCCCGGATTCGGCTTCGAGGCCCACACCGCGCTCACCCCCGAGAACGTCGCCGGCGGCCTGCACCTGTGGCATCTCGGCTTCTACTTCCAGCCGGACGTACCGGAGATGCTCATTTCAGGCCACGAGCGTGAACTGATCACCTACATGATCAAGTCCGAACGCAGCCACCCCGACACCGCCACCCCTGACGCGGTCGACGAATACGTGCGCTGCTACTCCATGCCCGGCGGCATCCGCGCGATGCTCTCGATATACCGGGCGATGCTCGTCGACGCCGAACAGAACCGGCAGGCCGCTCGGAAGAAGCTGGACATCCCGGTGCTGGCACTCGGCGGTTCGGCGTTCCTCGGTGATCGCAACGAGTCCCAGATGCGGCTCATGGCCCACGACGTCACCGGCCACGTCTTCGACGCCGGACACGACCTCGCCGAGGAGGTAGCGCAGGTACAGCCGATGACCTCGCGCGTCCAGGAATGA
- a CDS encoding CBS domain-containing protein: MYRRIKDVMTHEVVSTGGQTSFKQVARLLSDNRISGLPVVDGQEKVVGVISETYLLQHQAQQAEEHGRRHVRRPKLTRSARTAAAKARARTAVRLMTRPAITASPDHYLTEAAKIMSERDVERLPVVDDTGRLVGIVTRGDLLRVFLRTDEEIRRDVIRRVTSGLDVPRYAVDVGVEAGVVTLKGLLELRDDVELATRIAAQVDGVVAVSSRLTHRRTGSRARSAAGAFGHM; encoded by the coding sequence ATGTACCGCAGAATCAAGGACGTCATGACCCACGAGGTCGTGAGTACCGGCGGGCAGACGTCGTTCAAGCAGGTCGCGCGGCTGCTGTCGGACAACCGCATCAGCGGTCTGCCCGTGGTGGACGGTCAGGAGAAGGTCGTCGGAGTGATCTCCGAGACCTATCTCCTGCAGCATCAGGCGCAACAAGCGGAGGAGCACGGGCGCAGGCACGTCCGCCGTCCGAAGCTGACCCGCTCGGCCCGCACGGCCGCGGCCAAGGCCCGGGCAAGGACCGCGGTTCGCCTGATGACCCGGCCCGCGATCACCGCCTCCCCGGACCACTACCTCACGGAGGCCGCGAAGATCATGAGCGAGCGTGACGTGGAACGGCTCCCGGTGGTCGACGACACGGGTCGCCTGGTCGGCATCGTGACCCGTGGTGACCTGTTGCGGGTCTTCCTGCGCACGGACGAGGAGATCCGACGTGACGTGATCCGGCGGGTGACCTCGGGGCTCGATGTTCCCCGCTACGCGGTGGATGTCGGTGTCGAGGCGGGAGTGGTGACACTGAAGGGCTTGCTGGAACTGCGCGACGATGTCGAACTCGCGACGCGGATCGCCGCTCAGGTGGATGGTGTCGTGGCGGTCAGCAGCCGCCTCACCCATCGCCGGACCGGCAGCCGGGCACGCTCCGCCGCCGGGGCCTTCGGTCATATGTGA